In Methanobacterium paludis, the following proteins share a genomic window:
- a CDS encoding FUSC family protein — protein MDYLERKGVIGRLKTLSKPTGKPLWGAAVRTMLIIILAGILASYLGFGEGVGAVVSITLFACIIIDQPLPFRKVLPLAAVGAFLMSMAFASASIALLSLPVFIVLTAIWAFFPLSLYIFGDAEGLFGFMIFSSYFIATTLVKSSLTTLGWVECVLFAYLIASILLVLKFFGRDSYTRKMVAVGFLPQTHTNKMVSIRKNMAGLSIKKSFNDLLKDGVYLTGLRGYGKMVQSRLSGKTAEVFRGFMEESDAVSAQIADHIVNKRGGVDLQNLKSKFKELNFYKGDVDGLDAAKKVSKTFMSLIEGANAMISVVPTNEEHVKITSTHVPVTETLRSKFNLDSLYIRHALRFTIAMTIALLFIYLDHTRDALWIAMGVLIIIKPDVTSTIDNMILRVSFNLFAIILAIILAFFFPHDVLLIFALLALFFFRAFFPTYMGLSVMALTLFVVFIWPTGTVFENAVARLVDISIGALSSLFVVYAILPKRLTMNLPEQLSRVIKANQEYMEVVLVSGEEYDHKKATSKLEKAFLEHSNLEVALKKVQDSFKDVSEDLTVYEEISAASYSLTADTSAVAGLIEYGAWERDLTPLNDLGSKLLEIISSAVEEDKKPQDWPDLSIYSKILDEALAGHRELEQYMSWMASDIQIMHDEVKKAAEMGALGRYRDLT, from the coding sequence GTGGATTATTTGGAAAGAAAGGGAGTTATAGGCAGACTTAAAACGCTTTCAAAACCGACTGGAAAACCCCTGTGGGGTGCTGCAGTTCGAACAATGCTTATAATAATTTTAGCCGGAATTTTAGCCAGTTACCTTGGTTTTGGTGAGGGGGTGGGGGCAGTTGTTTCCATAACTCTCTTTGCATGCATCATAATAGACCAGCCACTGCCCTTTCGGAAGGTGCTGCCTCTTGCTGCTGTAGGGGCATTTTTAATGTCCATGGCCTTTGCAAGTGCCTCAATTGCCCTCTTAAGTCTACCAGTTTTCATAGTTTTAACAGCCATCTGGGCATTTTTCCCATTATCCCTCTACATATTTGGAGATGCGGAGGGTCTTTTTGGGTTCATGATATTCTCATCTTACTTCATAGCGACTACACTTGTGAAAAGTAGCTTAACAACACTTGGATGGGTTGAATGTGTTCTTTTTGCCTATCTTATAGCTTCCATTCTTCTGGTTTTGAAGTTTTTTGGCAGGGACAGTTACACACGTAAAATGGTAGCTGTAGGTTTCCTTCCACAGACTCACACAAATAAAATGGTGTCAATCAGGAAAAATATGGCTGGATTATCCATTAAAAAATCATTTAACGACCTTTTGAAGGATGGTGTCTACTTAACGGGCCTTAGAGGCTACGGTAAAATGGTACAGTCAAGGCTTTCAGGGAAAACTGCAGAAGTTTTCAGGGGTTTCATGGAAGAATCTGATGCTGTAAGCGCCCAGATCGCAGACCACATAGTGAATAAACGAGGTGGAGTTGACCTTCAAAATCTTAAATCAAAGTTTAAAGAGTTAAACTTCTACAAGGGCGATGTTGATGGTTTGGATGCTGCAAAAAAAGTTTCTAAAACTTTCATGAGCCTGATTGAGGGGGCTAATGCCATGATCTCAGTGGTTCCAACTAATGAAGAACATGTTAAAATCACTTCAACGCACGTTCCAGTGACAGAAACCCTTCGTTCAAAGTTCAATCTGGATTCTCTCTACATACGCCATGCTCTGCGCTTTACAATTGCAATGACAATAGCTCTTCTTTTTATTTACTTGGACCATACAAGGGATGCTCTTTGGATTGCAATGGGTGTTCTCATAATTATCAAGCCGGATGTTACAAGCACTATAGACAACATGATACTGAGGGTTTCATTCAACCTCTTTGCAATTATTTTGGCCATAATACTGGCATTTTTCTTCCCACATGATGTTCTTTTGATATTTGCCCTTTTGGCACTATTCTTCTTCAGGGCATTCTTCCCAACCTACATGGGGCTTTCTGTAATGGCCCTGACCCTATTTGTGGTTTTCATATGGCCCACAGGAACTGTATTTGAAAATGCAGTTGCAAGGCTTGTAGATATATCAATAGGTGCTTTATCCTCATTATTTGTTGTTTATGCGATTTTACCAAAACGTTTAACAATGAATCTGCCAGAACAGCTTTCAAGGGTCATCAAAGCCAACCAGGAATACATGGAAGTTGTTCTTGTATCTGGGGAAGAGTATGACCATAAAAAGGCAACCTCAAAACTTGAAAAAGCATTTTTAGAACACAGCAACCTTGAAGTGGCACTTAAAAAAGTTCAGGACTCTTTTAAGGATGTTTCAGAAGATCTGACAGTTTACGAGGAGATATCTGCTGCAAGTTACAGCCTCACTGCAGATACATCTGCAGTTGCAGGACTCATTGAATATGGTGCTTGGGAAAGAGATCTCACACCGCTTAATGATTTAGGCTCAAAACTTCTTGAAATAATTTCATCTGCAGTTGAAGAGGATAAAAAACCACAGGACTGGCCCGATCTGTCCATTTACAGTAAAATACTCGATGAAGCTCTGGCAGGACACAGGGAACTTGAACAGTACATGAGCTGGATGGCTTCAGATATTCAAATCATGCACGATGAAGTTAAAAAAGCAGCAGAAATGGGAGCCCTTGGAAGGTACAGAGATCTTACTTAA
- a CDS encoding potassium channel family protein: MNDSLKKSLGELIQVAVTLLIILMIADIILLLAITFFSLKPNTIYLIFQFDVIVSIFTFFIFLISLNRFKDKRKFLRTNWVMLVASFPIVFIFWSVTGLGGSLIIFGAFNIVKIYAMIRTVIKVGPRFLKLSKETGLGYGIIIVTSVFFLGSVFFFFVEHGVNPHVQTFEDSLWYMITTMTTTGYGDIVPVTGTGRIIGTITMLTGVGFASYATASIASLIFQKLREEREEDVEKLRKLSKDFHSERKSDDEEIKGLLNEILQKMDEKE; this comes from the coding sequence ATGAATGATAGTCTAAAAAAAAGCCTTGGAGAGCTAATTCAAGTTGCAGTGACCTTGCTTATAATCCTAATGATAGCGGACATTATTCTGCTTCTTGCCATCACATTTTTCAGCCTTAAACCAAACACAATATATCTTATCTTCCAATTCGATGTTATTGTTTCTATTTTCACATTTTTTATTTTCTTAATAAGTTTAAATAGATTTAAAGATAAAAGAAAGTTTTTAAGAACCAACTGGGTTATGTTGGTGGCATCGTTCCCTATTGTCTTCATTTTTTGGAGTGTTACGGGTCTGGGAGGTTCCCTGATAATCTTTGGAGCCTTCAACATCGTGAAGATCTACGCCATGATAAGAACTGTAATTAAGGTAGGCCCTAGATTTTTAAAGCTCTCCAAAGAAACGGGTCTGGGTTACGGTATAATAATCGTTACATCCGTGTTTTTCCTTGGATCTGTGTTCTTCTTCTTCGTAGAACACGGAGTGAATCCCCATGTACAAACTTTTGAAGACTCTCTATGGTACATGATAACAACCATGACAACCACAGGCTACGGTGACATTGTACCGGTAACAGGAACAGGCAGGATAATAGGAACCATTACAATGCTCACAGGTGTTGGATTTGCAAGCTATGCCACAGCATCCATTGCAAGTTTGATATTCCAAAAACTCAGAGAAGAAAGGGAAGAAGACGTTGAAAAACTCAGAAAACTGAGTAAAGACTTCCACAGCGAAAGAAAATCCGATGACGAAGAAATAAAAGGGCTTTTAAATGAGATACTCCAGAAAATGGATGAAAAAGAATGA
- the hisB gene encoding imidazoleglycerol-phosphate dehydratase HisB translates to MMRKKKMSRKTSETNIEISLNLDGKGQFHVDTGIEFFDHMLNSFAKHGFFDLEVKADGDVGVDDHHTVEDVGILLGEVFKEAIGNKRGIKRMAHAIVPMDDSLATVAVDIGGRSYTVFDIEFTNQKVGTLSTENVEHFFESFANSAMININTKVEGENDHHKIEALFKAFARALNDASRVEHDKIPSTKGVL, encoded by the coding sequence CTGATGAGAAAGAAAAAAATGAGTAGAAAAACCTCTGAAACTAACATAGAAATTTCTTTAAACTTAGATGGTAAAGGTCAGTTCCATGTGGATACAGGGATTGAATTTTTCGACCACATGTTGAACTCATTTGCAAAACACGGATTTTTCGACCTGGAAGTAAAAGCTGATGGAGACGTTGGTGTCGACGACCACCATACTGTTGAAGATGTCGGAATACTCCTGGGAGAAGTTTTTAAAGAAGCAATAGGAAATAAAAGAGGTATTAAACGGATGGCCCATGCCATAGTTCCTATGGATGACTCCCTTGCAACCGTGGCAGTTGACATAGGTGGAAGAAGTTACACTGTGTTTGATATCGAGTTTACAAATCAGAAAGTCGGGACCCTGAGCACTGAAAATGTTGAACACTTCTTTGAATCCTTTGCAAACTCTGCAATGATAAATATAAACACCAAAGTCGAAGGAGAAAATGACCACCATAAAATAGAAGCTTTATTCAAAGCATTTGCCCGGGCTCTTAACGATGCATCCCGTGTTGAACACGATAAGATACCAAGCACCAAAGGTGTGCTTTAA
- a CDS encoding 4Fe-4S binding protein has product MRIEVDKDKCTGCGICKEACPKGAKIWDINNKAMATNLNFCHLCTICASKCPEGAIRVIRDDPDEKEKNE; this is encoded by the coding sequence ATGAGGATTGAAGTTGATAAGGACAAATGCACTGGCTGTGGGATCTGTAAAGAAGCATGCCCCAAGGGGGCCAAGATCTGGGATATAAACAATAAAGCCATGGCAACAAACCTGAACTTCTGTCATTTATGCACCATATGCGCTTCAAAATGTCCTGAAGGTGCCATAAGAGTTATAAGAGATGATCCTGATGAGAAAGAAAAAAATGAGTAG
- a CDS encoding TOBE domain-containing protein — MIDSIGSPEYRLEIGNKSIILDYKKFMLLKGIKEHSSITKASKEIGIPYRTALKYIETLEAELDSTVVATKRGGKGGGGSSQLTSIGKMVIKEYAKLNSILKKHSEVNEIEGKVVEIDTDNRITKVALNTKKVIIPIIEDLKVGDTVLLLVSPEDIFIMLEPQESSVRNMFECEIIEMGFQKGMVRLKLTLDKDVSIFADITEYSREKLNLNLGKTVYIGFKAASVPVIKL; from the coding sequence ATGATTGACTCAATCGGAAGCCCAGAGTACAGATTGGAAATAGGAAATAAATCCATAATATTGGATTATAAGAAATTCATGCTTTTAAAAGGTATAAAGGAACACAGTTCCATTACAAAGGCATCAAAAGAAATAGGTATCCCATACAGAACTGCCCTTAAATATATTGAAACACTCGAAGCGGAGTTAGACTCCACAGTTGTTGCAACAAAAAGAGGAGGAAAGGGCGGAGGGGGTAGCAGTCAGCTTACAAGTATTGGTAAAATGGTTATAAAGGAGTATGCAAAACTTAACAGCATTTTAAAAAAGCACTCCGAGGTTAATGAGATAGAAGGTAAAGTTGTTGAGATCGACACTGACAACAGAATTACGAAAGTTGCTTTGAACACTAAAAAGGTTATTATTCCAATAATTGAAGATTTAAAGGTTGGAGATACTGTTTTACTCTTAGTAAGCCCCGAAGACATATTTATCATGCTTGAACCACAGGAATCAAGTGTTAGAAATATGTTTGAATGTGAGATAATAGAAATGGGATTCCAAAAGGGGATGGTGCGACTTAAATTAACTTTAGATAAGGATGTTAGTATTTTTGCAGATATTACAGAATATTCAAGGGAAAAACTGAATTTAAATCTTGGTAAAACCGTTTACATAGGATTTAAAGCCGCCTCAGTGCCGGTGATTAAGCTTTAA
- a CDS encoding flavodoxin family protein: MILGICGSPRKQATDYVLHEALKMLEDKGFETEFFGVRGKNISPCRHCDYCLREKECIMKDDMYELYPLIKEARGIIMATPVYNGGLSAQLKAVMDRCRALGAAEYDFLRYKVGMAVAVGGDRIGGQELAVQQIITFYILEGAVPISGGAFGANLGANFWSQDTLKGVKEDKEGFRSLRKTVKKFAAFLEKFEVKE, from the coding sequence ATGATACTGGGAATATGTGGAAGTCCAAGAAAACAGGCCACAGATTATGTCTTACATGAAGCCCTGAAGATGCTGGAGGATAAAGGTTTTGAAACCGAATTTTTCGGTGTTAGGGGCAAAAATATTAGTCCTTGCAGGCACTGTGATTACTGCCTCCGTGAGAAGGAGTGCATAATGAAAGACGACATGTACGAACTTTACCCACTTATAAAAGAAGCCAGGGGCATTATAATGGCCACCCCTGTTTACAACGGTGGTTTGAGCGCCCAGCTTAAGGCAGTGATGGACAGGTGCAGGGCACTGGGAGCTGCTGAATATGATTTTCTGAGGTACAAGGTAGGAATGGCAGTAGCCGTTGGTGGAGACCGTATAGGTGGTCAGGAACTTGCAGTACAGCAGATAATTACCTTTTACATACTTGAAGGAGCAGTACCAATAAGCGGCGGTGCCTTTGGGGCAAATCTCGGCGCAAATTTCTGGTCTCAAGACACCCTCAAAGGGGTTAAAGAAGACAAAGAGGGATTCAGAAGTTTAAGAAAAACCGTTAAAAAATTTGCAGCATTTCTTGAGAAATTCGAAGTTAAAGAATAG
- a CDS encoding bifunctional 5,6,7,8-tetrahydromethanopterin hydro-lyase/3-hexulose-6-phosphate synthase, with translation MYQIGEALIGNGDEVAHVDLVIGDKKGPVGDAFVNNMTNLSIGHTPLLSVIRPNLMTKPATLIIPKVTVRDLEDADKIFGPAQTAVGRAVADAVAEGIIPQEEAEDIVIMVSVFISPSAKDFRKIYQYNYGATKLAIKRAMEGYPSVKKVLAEKDRGTHPIMGFKVTKLWNSPYLQVALDLDNLTEMERIIKTLPDRERVLIEAGTPLVKKFGVGVVGKIRELRRDAFIIADLKTLDVGRVEVKMAADETADAIAISGLGTVESIEKAIHESSKQGIYSILDMMNVENFVEKLRGLKLKPDIVLLHRNVDMETSKAERGEKQGERTEWGNINEIKSILGEGKLVAVAGGITPDKVNTALDSGADIIVVGRYIIGSRDVRRSAQDFLDHMPQDPDTMRLALDEDESV, from the coding sequence ATGTATCAGATAGGTGAAGCCTTAATAGGAAATGGCGATGAAGTAGCTCACGTTGATTTAGTAATCGGAGATAAAAAAGGTCCTGTAGGAGATGCATTCGTAAATAACATGACGAATCTTTCAATAGGTCACACTCCACTTTTATCAGTTATAAGACCCAACCTCATGACCAAACCTGCAACTTTGATCATTCCGAAGGTCACAGTAAGGGATCTTGAGGATGCAGATAAAATATTCGGCCCAGCACAAACAGCTGTGGGTCGAGCTGTGGCAGATGCTGTGGCAGAGGGAATTATACCCCAAGAAGAAGCAGAAGACATTGTAATAATGGTAAGTGTGTTCATAAGCCCTAGTGCTAAGGACTTCCGTAAGATCTACCAGTACAACTACGGAGCGACCAAATTGGCAATAAAAAGAGCAATGGAAGGTTATCCATCAGTTAAAAAAGTTTTAGCAGAAAAAGACAGAGGTACCCATCCAATAATGGGATTCAAAGTAACCAAATTATGGAACTCCCCATACCTACAGGTTGCACTCGACCTCGACAACCTCACTGAAATGGAGAGAATAATAAAAACACTCCCGGACAGGGAACGTGTTTTAATAGAAGCAGGAACACCACTCGTTAAAAAATTCGGTGTTGGAGTTGTTGGCAAAATAAGGGAACTTAGAAGGGACGCATTCATAATAGCAGACCTCAAAACCCTTGATGTTGGTCGTGTTGAAGTTAAAATGGCAGCAGATGAAACAGCAGATGCCATTGCAATATCCGGACTTGGAACTGTGGAATCCATTGAAAAGGCCATACATGAATCGTCCAAACAGGGAATTTATTCCATACTCGATATGATGAACGTTGAAAACTTCGTTGAAAAACTCAGGGGACTTAAACTCAAACCAGATATCGTTCTGTTACACAGGAACGTCGATATGGAAACCTCCAAAGCTGAAAGGGGAGAAAAACAGGGTGAAAGAACCGAATGGGGTAACATCAACGAGATCAAAAGTATCTTGGGTGAAGGAAAACTTGTTGCAGTTGCAGGCGGTATAACACCGGATAAAGTCAACACTGCCCTCGATAGCGGTGCAGACATCATTGTTGTGGGAAGGTATATCATAGGTTCAAGAGATGTAAGGCGCTCCGCTCAGGACTTCCTGGACCACATGCCACAAGACCCTGACACAATGAGGCTCGCCCTTGATGAGGATGAATCCGTCTAA
- a CDS encoding TrpB-like pyridoxal phosphate-dependent enzyme translates to MYRVMLDEKDVPKKWYNIAADLPVELPAPTQTEEGHQLENLPKIFSKGVLEQEMSQERWIEIPKEVREVYKKVGRPNPLYRATGLEDYLDTPAKIYYKREDLSPTGSHKLNSAIAQAYYAKKDGAERLTTETGAGQWGTALSLACSLMGLDCTVYMVKSSFQQKPYRKTIMQIYDGEVLASPSDKTSYGRKKLAEDPNHPGSLGIAISEAVEDALSDDKTYYSLGSVLNHVMLHQTVIGLETKKQFESIDETPDVMVGCVGGGSNFSGAAFPFMKDKISGDLDCQFIAVEPESCPTLTQGEYRYDYGDTEGLTPLLKMYTLGHEFIPPSNHAGGLRYHGMSPIIALLVHEGLMDARTVKQTEIFKTGQTFAKCEGVVPAPETCHAIKIGMDEAVKCRKTGEEKNIVINFSGHGLLDLQGYSDFFEGKLED, encoded by the coding sequence ATGTACAGAGTTATGTTAGATGAGAAGGATGTTCCAAAAAAATGGTACAACATAGCAGCAGACCTACCTGTGGAGCTTCCAGCACCTACACAGACAGAAGAAGGACATCAACTTGAAAATTTGCCAAAAATATTTTCAAAGGGCGTTTTAGAACAGGAAATGTCCCAAGAAAGATGGATAGAGATTCCAAAAGAGGTACGTGAAGTTTACAAAAAAGTAGGAAGACCAAATCCACTTTACAGGGCCACCGGTCTTGAAGACTACCTGGACACTCCTGCAAAGATCTACTACAAACGTGAAGATCTCTCCCCAACCGGAAGTCACAAGCTTAACAGTGCCATAGCACAGGCTTACTACGCTAAAAAAGATGGTGCAGAGAGGCTTACAACAGAAACTGGTGCAGGACAATGGGGTACAGCATTATCCCTTGCATGTTCTCTTATGGGACTTGACTGCACTGTTTATATGGTTAAATCTTCATTCCAGCAGAAACCTTACAGGAAAACTATCATGCAGATCTATGATGGAGAAGTTTTGGCTTCACCAAGTGATAAAACATCTTATGGAAGAAAAAAGCTGGCTGAAGATCCAAACCATCCAGGTTCCCTTGGAATAGCCATATCTGAAGCTGTTGAAGACGCTTTAAGCGATGATAAGACTTATTATTCTCTTGGAAGTGTTCTAAATCATGTGATGCTCCATCAGACAGTTATCGGACTTGAAACCAAGAAACAGTTCGAGTCAATCGATGAAACACCTGATGTAATGGTTGGATGTGTTGGTGGAGGAAGTAACTTCAGTGGTGCAGCTTTCCCATTCATGAAGGACAAAATATCCGGAGACCTGGACTGCCAGTTCATAGCCGTAGAACCTGAATCCTGCCCAACACTCACACAGGGAGAATACAGATACGACTACGGTGACACAGAAGGCCTTACACCCCTCTTGAAGATGTACACATTGGGTCATGAATTCATACCACCATCAAATCATGCAGGAGGATTAAGGTACCACGGAATGTCCCCTATAATTGCATTACTCGTGCACGAAGGACTGATGGATGCACGTACAGTCAAACAGACCGAAATCTTCAAAACAGGCCAGACCTTCGCAAAATGTGAAGGGGTTGTACCTGCACCTGAAACCTGTCACGCCATTAAAATAGGAATGGATGAAGCAGTTAAATGTAGGAAAACTGGGGAAGAGAAAAACATCGTCATCAACTTCTCAGGCCACGGCCTGCTGGACCTTCAAGGTTACAGTGACTTCTTTGAAGGTAAATTAGAGGATTAA
- a CDS encoding DUF1786 domain-containing protein — translation MKILAVDVGVGTQDIMLYDTNDEIENSVKMVLPSPTSIFEKRIRRYRNDLFINGQTMGGGPINNAIKNHLEKGYRVVMTQSAAKTVRDDLDRVRSLGIEIVPDGEKHPDIGKIELKDVDLEAIWEALSKFDVELDFDHIGIAVQDHGFMEGVGDRNFRFMKIREKLEVPKSPEEFAYFNEVPEYFTRMNGVLKTLKGYEPTLMDSKFASICGATCDDIVNGLDKFVAMDIGNGHTLAASFENGKIMGVFEHHTRTLDPFRMEYFVKKLADGTISHKEVHDDGGHGAWVARPIGNFECVVATGPRRGILQKTDFKVHYAAPAGDVMMTGPAGLIKAIMSEYKH, via the coding sequence ATGAAGATCTTGGCGGTTGATGTTGGTGTGGGCACCCAGGATATAATGCTCTATGATACAAACGATGAAATCGAAAATTCGGTTAAAATGGTGCTGCCGTCACCAACAAGCATATTTGAAAAAAGGATAAGAAGATACAGAAACGATCTATTCATAAATGGCCAGACAATGGGCGGAGGGCCTATAAATAATGCCATAAAAAACCACCTGGAGAAGGGTTACAGGGTGGTGATGACACAAAGTGCTGCTAAAACAGTAAGGGACGATCTGGATCGTGTGAGATCCCTTGGAATCGAAATTGTCCCTGATGGAGAAAAACATCCTGATATAGGTAAAATCGAACTTAAGGATGTGGATCTTGAGGCTATATGGGAAGCCTTATCTAAATTCGATGTTGAACTTGATTTTGACCATATAGGAATTGCTGTTCAGGACCATGGGTTCATGGAAGGTGTTGGAGATAGAAATTTCCGGTTCATGAAGATAAGAGAAAAATTGGAGGTTCCAAAAAGCCCAGAAGAATTCGCCTACTTCAACGAGGTCCCTGAATATTTCACAAGGATGAACGGAGTTTTAAAGACACTTAAAGGATACGAACCCACGTTAATGGATTCCAAGTTTGCATCAATCTGCGGTGCAACCTGTGACGACATTGTTAATGGTCTTGATAAATTTGTTGCCATGGATATTGGAAACGGTCACACACTGGCAGCATCATTTGAAAATGGTAAAATAATGGGAGTTTTTGAGCATCATACTCGCACTTTGGACCCATTCAGGATGGAATATTTTGTAAAAAAACTTGCAGATGGAACTATAAGCCACAAAGAGGTTCATGATGATGGAGGTCATGGTGCATGGGTTGCACGGCCTATAGGTAATTTTGAATGTGTTGTTGCAACCGGACCAAGGCGCGGTATCCTGCAGAAAACAGATTTTAAGGTGCATTACGCAGCTCCAGCAGGGGACGTAATGATGACGGGTCCAGCTGGACTTATCAAAGCCATAATGTCAGAATATAAGCATTAA
- a CDS encoding PHP domain-containing protein, with product MILDPHIHSTYSSDSTAKPRDIIKRAKAIGLDAIAIADHNTIKGSLVTIEEAKDFDDFIVLPAMEITSSKGHIVALGIKEEVKQGLTPEETVEKIREAGGIAVAAHPFVRYREGLCDYVKKLDIDAIETLNSRYIFGYSNWKAKNLAAKRNLPEIGSSDAHFLGAIGSCVTELEADFSVESIIKAILSGKTNVFGDRTPLPLILKEVINKKIKRI from the coding sequence ATGATATTGGACCCCCATATACACAGCACATACTCAAGTGATTCAACAGCAAAGCCCAGGGACATAATCAAAAGAGCAAAGGCCATAGGCCTTGATGCAATTGCAATTGCAGACCACAACACCATCAAGGGTTCTCTGGTGACTATAGAAGAAGCAAAGGATTTTGATGACTTCATTGTATTGCCTGCCATGGAGATAACATCAAGCAAAGGCCACATAGTTGCATTGGGAATAAAAGAAGAAGTAAAACAGGGTTTAACTCCAGAAGAAACCGTTGAAAAAATAAGGGAAGCTGGGGGGATAGCTGTTGCAGCCCATCCCTTTGTTAGGTACAGGGAAGGGCTCTGCGACTACGTTAAAAAACTGGATATTGATGCAATAGAGACTTTGAACTCACGATACATCTTTGGATACTCAAACTGGAAGGCCAAAAATCTCGCAGCCAAAAGGAACCTTCCAGAGATAGGTTCAAGTGATGCTCACTTTTTAGGAGCTATTGGAAGTTGCGTCACTGAACTTGAGGCAGATTTTTCTGTTGAAAGTATAATAAAAGCTATATTATCTGGTAAAACCAATGTTTTTGGGGATAGGACTCCTCTACCTTTGATACTCAAGGAAGTCATTAACAAGAAGATTAAAAGGATTTAA
- a CDS encoding DUF63 family protein yields MFDQISQFVRQNFIYLHPGYTLLNTVVFGIILGISIILLIKMFKFLKKDPKDLVIPLIPFIFFGSSARALVDNGIYPLTYILVTPGIYLLTGFIAIASVLSAVLIERKTNFDYRYTIFAVGAVMCIPNIIYLGPINWVAFFEVIGIWAIISSIFVLLRNKWWLLKDKFNLSVLMAHLFDATSTFVAVDFYGYGEQHVLPTFLTNLTGTAFVMYPLKIVVILSALYVIDSYVEDKTIRNMLKLAIFILGLAPGLRNFLSIIMGTF; encoded by the coding sequence ATGTTCGATCAAATTAGCCAGTTTGTGAGGCAGAACTTCATTTACCTCCACCCAGGATACACACTTCTTAACACGGTGGTTTTTGGGATTATACTGGGTATTTCAATCATTTTACTAATAAAAATGTTTAAATTTCTTAAAAAAGATCCAAAAGACCTTGTAATTCCATTAATTCCCTTTATATTCTTTGGTTCGAGTGCGAGGGCCCTTGTGGACAACGGTATCTATCCGTTAACCTACATATTGGTCACACCAGGAATATACCTTTTAACAGGTTTTATAGCAATAGCCTCAGTTTTATCGGCAGTTCTCATAGAGAGAAAAACCAATTTTGATTACAGGTACACAATATTTGCTGTTGGGGCCGTAATGTGCATACCCAACATAATATACTTAGGTCCTATAAATTGGGTGGCATTCTTTGAAGTTATTGGAATATGGGCAATTATTTCCTCAATATTTGTTCTTTTAAGAAATAAATGGTGGTTATTAAAGGATAAATTTAATTTAAGTGTTTTAATGGCCCATCTGTTCGATGCAACATCAACTTTTGTTGCTGTTGATTTTTACGGCTACGGAGAACAGCATGTGCTTCCAACATTCCTTACAAATTTGACTGGTACGGCTTTTGTGATGTATCCACTTAAAATAGTGGTTATATTATCTGCTTTATATGTTATAGATAGTTACGTTGAAGATAAGACCATAAGAAACATGTTAAAACTTGCAATATTTATTTTGGGTCTTGCACCAGGACTTAGAAATTTCCTGAGTATAATTATGGGAACGTTCTAG